The following proteins are encoded in a genomic region of Drosophila willistoni isolate 14030-0811.24 chromosome 3R, UCI_dwil_1.1, whole genome shotgun sequence:
- the LOC6649487 gene encoding zinc finger protein 525, translating into MKIKQELASVKVEPIVYNAALDTEEEDTMNQCQREPYELADNDLDIKLENTNSADEQEDDNYEANTGFPFKCEFCSKSFRHKRNLCEHNKIHTNGALEDEFSTSDLHRHKCPHCPSSFVSNAYLTKHIRIHTGERPYKCNICSSAFRASDALKLHIRIHTGEKPFKCPDCGKSFSDNHNLLKHRRRHTNERPYKCPHPGCIKDFREKHHMKRHLQTKHHMKGDNYDSMGAQLSPNAFNQ; encoded by the exons ATGAAGATTAAACAGGAGCTGGCTTCTGTCAAAGTGGAGCCCATCGTTTACAATGCTGCATTGGACACCGAAGAAGAGGATACCATGAATCAATGCCAGCGGGAGCCTTACGAGTTAGCTGATAACGATCTTGACATAAAATTGGAAAACACAAACAGTGCAGATGAACAGGAGGACGATAACTATGAGGCGAACACGGGATTCCCCTTTAAATGCGAGTTCTGTTCCAAATCATTCCGGCACAAAAGAAACCTCTGTGAGCACAACAA aatccatacgaaCGGTGCTCTAGAAGATGAGTTCTCTACTAGTGACCTACATCGTCACAAGTGTCCCCATTGTCCATCATCCTTTGTTAGTAATGCATATCTCACCAAGCACATACGCATCCATACGGGGGAACGTCCGTATAAGTGCAATATTTGTTCATCCGCCTTCCGTGCCAGCGATGCTTTAAAGCTGCATATACGTATCCATACGGGCGAGAAACCCTTCAAGTGTCCAGATTGTGGAAAATCTTTTTCGGACAATCATAATTTGCTTAagcatcgtcgtcgtcataCAAACGAAAGACCCTATAAGTGCCCCCATCCTGGTTGCATCAAAGATTTTCGAGAGAAACATCATATGAAGCGGCATCTGCAGACAAAGCACCATATGAAGGGTGACAACTACGACTCCATGGGGGCTCAATTGTCACCAAATGCATTTAATCAGTGA